The nucleotide window TGGTGGGCGCTAACGGCAGCGGTAAAACCAGCGTGCTGGAGGCGATCTACACCCTGGGCCACGGCCGGGCTTTTCGTAGCCTGCAGGCGGGACGGGTTATCCGGCACGATCAGGACGCTTTTATACTGCATGGCCGCATCGAAGGCGCTGAGCGGGAAATTTCCGTCGGCCTGACTAAAAACCGTGCCGGCGAGAGCAAGGTACGTATAGATGGCAGCGACGGGCATAAAGTTGCGGAGCTGGCGCAGATGCTGCCGATGCAGCTGATAACCCCGGAAGGCTTTACCCTGCTGAACGGCGGGCCAAAATATCGCCGTGCTTACATTGACTGGGGCTGCTTTCACAATGAACCCGGCTTTTTTACCGCCTGGAGCAATCTCCGGCGGCTGCTGAAACAGCGCAACGCGGCGCTACGGCAGGTTTCCCGCTATCAGCAAATTCGCGCCTGGGACCAGGAGCTGGCTCCGCTGGCCGAACAGATAAGCCAGTGGCGCGCCGCCTACAGTGAAGCGATTGCGGCGGATATCAACGCTACCTGCGCGCAATTTTTACCGGAATTTCAGCTGAACTTCTCTTTCCAGCGCGGCTGGGACAAAGAGAGCGATTACAGCGAGCTGCTCGAACGCCAGTTTGAACGCGATCGGGCGCTGACTTATACCGCCAGCGGCCCGCACAAAGCGGATTTTCGTATCCGTGCCGACGGGACGCCGGTGGAAGATTTACTCTCACGCGGCCAGTTAAAGCTGCTGATGTGCGCCCTGAGACTGGCGCAGGGTGAGTTTCTCACCCGACAGAACGGGCGACGCTGCCTGTATCTGATAGATGATTTTGCCTCTGAGTTGGATGAAACGCGTCGGCAGCTGTTAGCGGCGCGACTGAAAGCGACTCATGCCCAGGTTTTTGTCAGCGCAATTGGTGCCGAACACGTGTTCGACATGGCTGACGAAAAGGGCAAGATGTTCCACGTAGAACAGGGTAAAATAGCGGTTCAACCTGAAGATTAAACGAGCGAGAAACGTTGATGTCGAATTCTTATGACTCCTCAAGTATCAAAGTTCTGAAAGGGCTTGATGCAGTACGCAAGCGCCCTGGTATGTATATCGGCGATACGGATGACGGCACCGGTCTGCACCACATGGTATTCGAGGTCGTGGATAACGCCATCGACGAAGCACTCGCCGGTCACTGTAAAGACATTCTGGTTACTATTCATGCCGATAACTCTGTTTCCGTGCAGGATGATGGCC belongs to Erwinia pyri and includes:
- the recF gene encoding DNA replication/repair protein RecF (All proteins in this family for which functions are known are DNA-binding proteins that assist the filamentation of RecA onto DNA for the initiation of recombination or recombinational repair.), producing the protein MALTRLLIKDFRNIENADLALAPGFNFLVGANGSGKTSVLEAIYTLGHGRAFRSLQAGRVIRHDQDAFILHGRIEGAEREISVGLTKNRAGESKVRIDGSDGHKVAELAQMLPMQLITPEGFTLLNGGPKYRRAYIDWGCFHNEPGFFTAWSNLRRLLKQRNAALRQVSRYQQIRAWDQELAPLAEQISQWRAAYSEAIAADINATCAQFLPEFQLNFSFQRGWDKESDYSELLERQFERDRALTYTASGPHKADFRIRADGTPVEDLLSRGQLKLLMCALRLAQGEFLTRQNGRRCLYLIDDFASELDETRRQLLAARLKATHAQVFVSAIGAEHVFDMADEKGKMFHVEQGKIAVQPED